The Tenuifilum thalassicum genome includes the window TACAGTAATTTTAGCGTTAATATCACTTAACCTGAAATATTTACTATTGGGGTTTGGAAGCCAAAGGTCGGGGGCAATGTTTCCAATAATATTTGGCTTGATGGCTTTTACGCGTTCAGCTATTTTATCAATCAACTTTTGGTCGGCCCACCAAGCCTGACCTGCCAAGTAGTACTTTTCAGCAATTGCTACAAAAACACCATCCATCCCCATCCTGTCGGAAGTTTGAAACTTGTTTGTAAGAGTAGAAAGAACATACTGGAACATCTCTTTGTTTGCCCTTGCTTTCTCAATCAAATCAAATGCAGCAGGAATTATACTATCGGGCAGTGGTAGTAAAACTCTATCGAAATAGCTGTTAATTTTACTTTCGAGTATCGGAGTTCTAAGTAATCGAGCATCAGAAAAGTCGATGTTGTCAAAATAGTGATGTCTGTAAAAATTATAGTTATGTGCCCAAACAAGCGAATCGTGCTTTGGCGAATCGGGAGGGATGTTGTGCTTGGGAACATCAACATTTCGCATGGCTCGAATAATCGATGCTAAAAGAGTTCCTTTGTATTTGCTCTCAATATCATCCCAATATGCCATAACCTTGTCGTTGAGCGCATTCATTTTCTGACGTATCTCCTCCGATTTTACAGAATCCGAAAGCGCTTCTTTTAGCTGTTCGGAGAGTTCCTTGCTCTGCTTTTGCATTTCAATCATGAAACGCTGATAGTCTATAAAACCTTTATTAATAGAAGAATTTTTAAACTCTAAGTTTTCAAGCAAGTTGTCTTTCTTTGTAAATGCTGAAAACTGCTGGTTCTTATCAACAAGAACCTCAAAATAGTTTTTTTCAGGAAGGATAACCAGGTAAATTCCACCAGGCAGAAGAGTATCGCCCTCAAAAATGGCAATCCCATTTGAGTTTACTTTTGCAGTGTCTTTTACGTATTTCTTTTCACCAAAGTGATAGCCTAACAGCAATTCCCCTTCGGTTAGCCCATCAATTTTAACCTCTATTCGGTAGCCTTTCTGACCAAATGCGTTGAAGTAACCAAATGAACATAATGCTACTAGGAATATAACAAACTTTCTCATAAGTATATAGTTTTCATGTACGAACAAGCAAAGTTAACATTTTTGCTATTGATTATTTTGATTTAAGAAAATTTCAACAAAACTCGATAGTTTGTTGTTAGTGAAACAAACCTAATGCCAAAGAAAATAAAATGAAAAATTCGAATAGTTTTAAACCAAATAGATTAGTCAATGAGGTAAGTCCATATCTGCTTCAGCACGCATATAATCCTGTCGACTGGTATCCATGGGGCGATGAAGCTTTTGAAAAGGCGAAAAAAGAGAATAAGCTTTTGCTGATTAGCATTGGATATAGTAGCTGCCATTGGTGCCATGTAATGGAAAACGAGTCCTTTACCGATGAGCATGTGGCTAAAATCATGAATGAACGCTATGTTTGCATTAAGGTTGACAGGGAAGAGCGCCCCGATATCGATCAGATTTATATGAATGCTGTTCAGATTATCACTGGTCGAGGAGGCTGGCCTTTAAACTGTTTTGCACTCCCCGATGGGCGTCCTGTTTACGGTGGCACATATTTCCCAAAGGAGAATTGGGCTAGTATTTTAGAAAGCCTTGATGAAACATGGAAAAATGAACCAAACAAAATATTGGATGTTGCCGATGAAATATCACAAGGGATATCAAAAACAGAAATTATTCACTCAAAAGTTGATAAGGATAATGTAGATTTTAAGAATTTACTTCAAAAGAACCTCAGCTCTTGCAAGGAGCAGTTCGACTTGAAATTGGGCGGAACAAGAGGCGCACCTAAGTTTCCCATGCCTGGTCTCATTAAGTTTTTATTAACCGCAGGCCAACATTCAGGGCAGAAAGAGCTGCTGGAACATGTTTTTTTAACCCTGGAGAAAATTGTAAATGGTGGGATATACGATCATATTGGTGGAGGTTTCTTTCGTTACTCTGTAGATGAGAAGTGGTTCGTACCGCATTTTGAAAAGATGCTTTATGATAATGCGCAGCTAGTTGAGGTATACTCGCTAGCTTACCGGATTAATCCAAACCCAACATTTAAGAAAGTTGTGGAGCAAACCATAAGTTTTGCTGAGCGTCAATTACAATCGCAGCAAGGAGGTTTTTACAGCTCCCTCGATGCCGATACAGCAGGGCAAGAAGGTGGATTTTATACTTGGCAGAAAAGTGAGCTTGAGCATTGCCTAAAGGATGATTCTGAGCTTTTAAGTGTGGCTTATGGGATTACCCCAGTTGGAAATTGGGAGAATAAGAATATCCCCTTTAGAGCGCTTACTTCTTCGCAGCTATCCAGCATTTTTGGCTTATCGGAGCATGAGGTTGACCTTAAGTTAGAAAGTGGTTTAAAAAAGCTAAACGATTATCGGAGCTATCGTGTACCTCCAATAGTCGATGATAAAATCATAACTTCATGGAACGCATTGATGATTAGTGGATTAATTACCTCATACAATACCTTTGCTATTGAGCATCACCTTGACCTTGCTTTAGGCATAGCAAATTATATTACCAATAATCATATAACAGACAATGGTGAAGTTTTTCGAATAACGTGTAAGGAAAAAACTTATGGTGCGGGATTACTTGATGATTACGCGTTTACAGCAAATGCTTTTATTCAGCTATATCTTACTACGCATGATAA containing:
- a CDS encoding TlpA family protein disulfide reductase, with the protein product MRKFVIFLVALCSFGYFNAFGQKGYRIEVKIDGLTEGELLLGYHFGEKKYVKDTAKVNSNGIAIFEGDTLLPGGIYLVILPEKNYFEVLVDKNQQFSAFTKKDNLLENLEFKNSSINKGFIDYQRFMIEMQKQSKELSEQLKEALSDSVKSEEIRQKMNALNDKVMAYWDDIESKYKGTLLASIIRAMRNVDVPKHNIPPDSPKHDSLVWAHNYNFYRHHYFDNIDFSDARLLRTPILESKINSYFDRVLLPLPDSIIPAAFDLIEKARANKEMFQYVLSTLTNKFQTSDRMGMDGVFVAIAEKYYLAGQAWWADQKLIDKIAERVKAIKPNIIGNIAPDLWLPNPNSKYFRLSDINAKITVVYFWDPECSHCKKETPKLKTVYEKFKDKGFEVYAVYTQGDQPKWMEYIEKNQLPWINVWDPTRSSNFRNLYDIYATPVIYVLDKNKKILAKRISVETLEKILAEELNK
- a CDS encoding thioredoxin domain-containing protein; its protein translation is MKNSNSFKPNRLVNEVSPYLLQHAYNPVDWYPWGDEAFEKAKKENKLLLISIGYSSCHWCHVMENESFTDEHVAKIMNERYVCIKVDREERPDIDQIYMNAVQIITGRGGWPLNCFALPDGRPVYGGTYFPKENWASILESLDETWKNEPNKILDVADEISQGISKTEIIHSKVDKDNVDFKNLLQKNLSSCKEQFDLKLGGTRGAPKFPMPGLIKFLLTAGQHSGQKELLEHVFLTLEKIVNGGIYDHIGGGFFRYSVDEKWFVPHFEKMLYDNAQLVEVYSLAYRINPNPTFKKVVEQTISFAERQLQSQQGGFYSSLDADTAGQEGGFYTWQKSELEHCLKDDSELLSVAYGITPVGNWENKNIPFRALTSSQLSSIFGLSEHEVDLKLESGLKKLNDYRSYRVPPIVDDKIITSWNALMISGLITSYNTFAIEHHLDLALGIANYITNNHITDNGEVFRITCKEKTYGAGLLDDYAFTANAFIQLYLTTHDKKWIDLTEKIVGKAFEQFFDDSSGMFFFTPHNTELIVRKMELMDGVMPSASAIMVKVLNQLAEIKNIDSYRKSSYQMLANVSKHIEYGNVFVYEWANQILTTILPTTQIKINTANLQEDERYIKSKIVFPNVLFVNSEDIPNKYLICIGNVCQSPTDNIDDIVKWINAIKFEYY